One part of the Dysidea avara chromosome 10, odDysAvar1.4, whole genome shotgun sequence genome encodes these proteins:
- the LOC136269219 gene encoding uncharacterized protein has translation MDCEAGDPQSSSCSPESDCKLLSNDLNEALDYSQVMDYLENADTTYKDYINTSESNPPVQPKGGTVFLYDLGLDEAQWELKKKKLRCDQYKWVHKGTCTTEFGKYSIKKKTGAIDVKDRKSEIGDNSFKRFEYWGIGSSYLIHYLGDHTIYKSFQHRNCKKASKPFVRSAPHIKEKVLNKGPMVSTQKIYQQIVNEDEGGPQHVIKTPRNQNQVKNFKKEVDRQFRISHDAFSILISCVSNCSLRIEKGNHRIF, from the exons ATGGATTGTGAAGCGGGAGATCCGCAAAGTAGTTCATGCTCACCCGAGTCAGACTGTAAACTTCTTTCTAACGATTTGAATGAAGCTCTAGACTATAGCCAAGTTATGGAttacctggagaatgctgacaCAACCTACAAGGATTACATTAACACTTCGGAATCTAATCCTCCCGTCCAACCTAAAGGAGGGACAGTGTTTCTTTATGATCTAGGTTTAGATGAAGCACAGTGGGAATTGAAGAAGAAGAAGCTAAG ATGTGACCAATACAAATGGGTGCACAAAGGTACTTGTACTACAGAATTTGGTAAATATTCCATCAAAAAGAAGACTGGTGCAATAGATGTCAAGGATAGAAAATCTGAAATTGGTGACAATTCGTTTAAAAGATTTGAATACTGGGGTATAGGATCAAGTTATTTAATTCATTATTTAGGAGATCACACAATCTATAAGTCTTTTCAGCACCGCAACTGCAAGAAAGCTTCAAAACCATTTGTGCGTTCGGCACCTCACATCAAAGAAAAG GTTTTAAACAAAGGTCCTATGGTTTCTACCCAAAAAATCTATCAACAAATTGTTAATGAAGATGAAGGTGGACCACAGCATGTTATTAAGACCCCAAGAAACCAAAATCAAGTCAAAAATTTCAAGAAAGAAGTAGATCGACAATTCAGAATATCTCATGATGCTTTTTCAATACTTATCAGTTGTGTTTCCAACTGCAGTTTAAGGATCGAAAAGGGGAATCACAGGATTTTCTAA
- the LOC136269201 gene encoding uncharacterized protein — MKSLRHSLPLLASKRLLMVTDREFDFSDIFPLCLNTFCWNHLERDLHFYLKNANCQPSKISFYVNAFKALMIEEREEDFNAAWISVKKTFTNSTVLQYFEKKLLPAFKVHSSIWKLREMGVSNPENGITNNPAESMNAVLHNLQGWKQVPLDVICVSLFHLSCYYQRETVRAYHLCGSWQFKDAFTYMQRDPSLIPFLPKGIDPKDIVSKAREGISFSCNTDETYNTGSDEPSNPTSIKASSIIKGDSQLALAREAIHGKRVMLTDKGCWMVRAADDETPYAVRLFPKESCSCPSARMCYHIMACKLMIGQEIGDIGKPNMTHLNQKIRQKNKEKPSGRKPPRKKTFESIASNYHSGSEDEPDKQNTHKSKRKRDLEENTEGNEDGKLDNQPLKKIRCNSAIYDGANHKEFEFDAGYEEYLKEARKDNDSPPVDVSEKMRCLITNATNFSATPIGPIGEHIVTGYFHQLIPPSFASSFVANSYRDSDLLRELFKANNEKEPDIIVHPHQTEIYETINKDKKAYKKTVAALKMENPTIANLLIDFYDAHMERMYRSDSPMVN, encoded by the exons ATGAAAAGTCTTAGGCATTCATTACCACTCCTGGCTTCAAAGAGATTGCTTATGGTAACTGATAGGGAGTTTGACTTCTCTGATATTTTTCCATTGTGTTTGAATACATTTTGCTGGAACCATCTTGAGCGTGACTTGCACTTTTATTTGAAGAATGCGAACTGCCAACCATCTAAAATTAGTTTTTATGTTAATGCTTTCAAAGCTTTGATGATAGAAGAAAGAGAAGAAGATTTTAATGCTGCTTGGATAAGTGTCAAGAAGACTTTTACTAATTCAACTGTGCTACAGTACTTTGAAAAAAAGCTTCTACCTGCCTTTAAGGTACACTCATCAATTTGGAAGTTAAGAGAGATGGGTGTTTCAAATCCTGAAAATGGGATAACAAATAATCCTGCTGAATCAATGAATGCAGTCCTTCATAATTTGCAAGGGTGGAAACAAGTACCACTAGACGTGATTTGTGTATCATTGTTTCACTTATCATGTTACTATCAGCGCGAAACTGTAAGAGCATATCATCTCTGCGGCTCATGGCAGTTTAAAGATGCCTTCACATACATGCAGCGTGACCCAAGTCTTATTCCCTTTCTTCCAAAAGGAATTGACCCAAAGGACATCGTTAGTAAAGCAAGAGAAGGCATTTCATTTTCATGCAATACTGATGAGACATATAATACTGGCTCGGATGAGCCATCTAACCCTACATCTATCAAAGCAAGCTCTATAATTAAAGGTGATAGTCAACTAGCACTTGCAAGGGAGGCTATTCATGGTAAACGTGTAATGCTGACTGACAAGGGATGTTGGATGGTCAGAGCTGCAGATGATGAGACACCTTATGCTGTTCGACTTTTCCCAAAAGAAAGTTGCTCATGTCCTTCAGCGAGGATGTGCTACCATATAATGGCTTGCAAGCTGATGATTGGCCAAGAAATTGGTGACATTGGGAAACCTAATATGACCCATTTAAATCAAAAGATAAGGCAGAAGAATAAAGAAAAACCATCAGGCAGAAAGCCTCCACGGAAGAAGACTTTTGAAAGCATTGCCTCAAATT ATCATAGTGGAAGTGAAGATGAACCTGATAAACAAAACACACATAAATCAAAACGAAAACGTGATCTTGAAGAAAACACTGAAG GTAATGAGGATGGGAAGTTGGATAACCAGCCACTGAAGAAAATCCGATGTAATTCTGCCATTT ATGATGGTGCAAACCACAAAGAATTTGAATTTGATGCTGGTTATGAAGAGTACCTCAAAGAAGCAAGGAAAGATAATGATTCGCCTCCAGTTGATGTTTCTGAGAAAATGAGATGCCTTATTACGAATGCAACAAACTTTTCTGCAACTCCTATTGGTCCTATTGGAGAACACATTGTTACTGGCTATTTCCATcaattaataccaccatcattTGCAAGTTCGTTTGTGGCCAACTCTTATCGAGATTCTGATCTTTTGCGTGAATTATTTAAAGCAAATAATGAAAAAGAACCTGACATAATTGTGCATCCTCATCAAACTGAGATATATGAAACTATAAACAAGGACAAGAAAGCATATAAAAAGACCGTTGCAGCTTTGAAAATGGAAAATCCAACCATTGCTAATCTTTTGATTGACTTCTATGATGCGCACATGGAAA GAATGTATAGATCAGACAGTCCTATGGTAAACTAG